The Gavia stellata isolate bGavSte3 chromosome 15, bGavSte3.hap2, whole genome shotgun sequence region GGGGAGAGGTTTCTTTCGTTGTTTCAAGCTGAGAGCCTCGCTGCAGCCGGAGCCCCGCCGCCAGCGCTCGGGAAGGGGCGGGCGGCCCTGCGGGAGGGAGAAGCGGTGATGAGCGTTTCCCGGGCGGGCCCCGCCGGCCCTCCCCGGTGCCGCGGGGTGCTGCCCCGCCCGGACGGGGGCTCTGGCAGCGGGGGCAGGGCGGTGGCCCCGGCGCTGCGCTCCCAGGCCGGGGCCGCTCCGGTgtcccggggccgggcgggagggCGGGCTTACGCTTCGTGCGAGGTCAGCGCCGGCAGCCGGCCCGTTACCTACCTCACCTCCGCAGCACCGGCCGGAACGCCGTCCGCAGCCTGTCCAGGCAGGTCCCGCCCAGCTCGGCGCCTCCCGGGCCGCCCTTGGCGCCCCGCCCGAAGCCTGCACAGACACAAGCGGCTCGCGgtgggcccggcccggccccgccgccctcccctgCCCGCTCGCCTCCAGCGGGGAAGCCTCGGCGTCTGCACCGCCGGGGGGGGGCCACGGCCGCAGCCCGCCTGACACCTGGCCCCGGCGGCGGTCAGCGCGAAGGCGGGCTCACGCCGCGCCCTgtggcccggcccggcccgcggtcccccccgtccccgcggCCCCACCGCCGCGGGTACCTTCGCCCGCCGCCGCGTACTGGCACGGCTCCCCCAGGCCGCGGTGGGACGCGCAGCTCCGCGGGAGAGGCTGCAGGTTGAAAGCGGAGCTCCGGAAGGCCTTGGCGGGCGGGGGCAGctcccccgccgcgccgccgcccccctccGCGCCGCGGCCCTCGGGGCTGCCCCTGCGCGCCGCGCTGGCCCCGGCGGTGCGCGCCAGCGACCAGATGCGCGGCTTCTCCGCGGGCGCGtagggcggcggcggcgggccgggcagggcggcgggggcgaAGTCCGCGGCGGGGGCCTTGGCGCAGGGAAAGGCGCGGAAGGGGCCGGGCAGGCTGCAGTCGCTCCGCGGAGCCTCGGGCAGCGCCGCGCCGAGGCTGGGGGCTTCCTGCAGGGAGCTGGCCCGGCCCTTCTCCGGCTTccccgcctcctcctcctcctcctcgtcctcctcctccaggtCGTCCAGGTCGCTGAACCGCAGCTCCTTGTCCTCCTTGCagctcttctgctctgcttggACACACagcggggcggagggggcggCAGGGCGTTAGTGCGGGTGCGGGGAAGTTGGGGGGGCCGCGCCCGGCCGCCACTTCGAGCTACTTCGAGGCGCCCGTCCTGCCTCTGCCGCCTACCTCTGCCTTCGCTCTCCGCGCCGTACTCCTCCTCTTCCCGCGgggtttcttctttcctctcttcccccgcTTTGTTCTTGGGAGACCAggtcattttgttttctttcttgagcCTCCGTCTGGCGTTAGCAAACCAAGTGGACACTTGCGTCAGCGTCATTTTGGTGATGATGGCCAGCATGATTTTCTCTCCTTTGGTGGGGTAGGGGTTTTTGCGGTGCTCGTACAACCAGGTCTTGAGGGTGCTCGTCGTCTCTCGCGTTGCATTTTTGCGTCTGGCCGAACCACTGAAATCCACCGTCCCGTACCTGCCGGGAGATGGTTAGgaggggggggccggcgggagccgcccggcccggcccggccccaccGCAGGCCGGTGTGGCCCTGCCCATCcgcctgcctgcccctgcccgcctgcCGCCGCCGTTTGATTTTAGCTGACTGGTGCTCCCGGGGCGCCTCGTTTCTTTTCAACAACGTTTGGCAGGTcgagcccccccgccccccgccgtTTGATGTCGGCCGCCGCCTCGCAGGGGGATGCTAATGCTGCCGGGCGCTGATCAAAGGGGTCTTACCTGTCGTACTGGTACTGCCCCAAGGAATGATCGTAGGAGTAGTAGGCAGCGGGCTGCGCGATTCCCGAGTGCAACGTGCCGGCGCCGTCCTTGATGTCATACTGGGGGTTCTGCAAGGGAAGCGGCGGCGTTTGGCGTCGAGCCCGAGGggagccccgccgccccccgccggccccgcggcaGCCAAGTCCCTTCGCTCCCCCCCGACGGGACGGCGCCGGTTCCGCGTCCTTcggcggccccccgccccgaccCCGACCGCTAACCACGAAGTTTGCCGCCTGTtgcaccccccccaccccccggcccgggcgggcgggcacTCACCAGCGCGGTGTAGAGCGCGGCGGGCTCGGCGCTGTAGGGCAGGTAGTTGCCGTAGCCCTGGCCGGCGGCGTACGGGGCGCCGTACATGCCCAGCGCCGCATTGAGCTCGGCGCGGCCGGGCGCCAGCAGCCGGCTCTCGTACGGGGCGCAGCAGAGGGAGGCGGTGGCCGGCGCCGAGGAGGCATCCGGCACGGAGCGGGGGGCAGCCTCGCAGCAGGTCGTGCTGGGGCTGGCGGGCACGAAAAACTgcggagaggagaggagagagcgGGACGGCGCCGAGTGACTGTCGAGGCAGCCCCACCGGGGGGGATTCGGAAGCGTGTGCGCGCCCGTGtgtgtgcggggggggggggggggtggtgagGAGGGGGATAGGGAGCCCGGGCTGAAGCAACTAATTATAGAAACCGGGAAATAAACGGAGTGGGAAGCGGGAGCCCTTGGGAAGGGGGCACGATTAATCAAGCAGGCAAAACTTTAAGGAAATAATCGCTCTCGAAAATGGGAAAAGATCCGTACGGCTCCTTCCCTCCCGCCCCTCCCGGTCCGTTTCCATTGATTTAAAGGCAAGAAGTTGCGATTACAGTTAATTTGACAATAGACAAAGCAGTAAACATGTCAGCTAACGCAATCGAAGGCATTTGATTTCACCAAGTTCAAGGGGACAGCTAACTTCCCAAGCGAGGGAGGCACATCTTGCAGTGATTACGGTGTATAAATAATTCCACCCAAATAAACCGTGACTCGAGGTACCGTATAGAGACGACTTACTTAACACAGGGTGCCTTGGTGTGGGAGTGGGGTGTCCTTCGGAAATcgtgtggggggaaaaaacccctcccGACAGATCCCAATAAAGCCCGGGAGAAGGACCGAGCCGGCGAGGCAGGGGGGAGAAGACGGCACAGCCCGGTTCCGCAGAAACGCGAGTGAAATCCCGAGCCCGCCCGCCACGgctccccccggcccgcgcccccTCCGCGGGTGcccgggcggcagcggcgcggcgggggcagcGCCCGGCGCAGCGCGGCCGCTCCGCGGGGCAGCTCCGCGGGCTTGGAAATCGGTCGCAGCCGggatttatgtatttatttgtttgttgcACTTAAAACTGAACGGtggagggggggaggggggaggaattACCGGTTTCCTAAACGCCTTTGCTGTGCACGCTGAGAGTTATTTGTTTAAGCCTAACACAACACAAACGAGACAtaaacacacacgcacattttttaaaaaaaggctccAGATgtgcccttttaaaaaaagactaagtaagggaaagggaagaaaaaaaaagggagggggaacaaGACATctggacagcagcagcagaatctGAACAAAAGTGAGTGCTGCTCACTCGCCTTACCTGTGAAGTGGTGCTGTAGGGGTATCCGAACTGAGAGAAGGACATAGTTGCTCCTTATTTTTGGACCATAGGCAATATTTTCCCCCCAAGATCGATTGTAACTAAACCCTGCTTCAAGATGCACCttctcacacacacatttccacgtatggcttttttttttttttttttctcaattatAGATGATTGCACTTAAGAAAAGCAGCCAGGCATCTGAGGCGGGGGGGGGTTTGGTgcctggattaaaaaaataggctACCCCCCACTTCCCATCGCTCTTAATAAATATGTTTGTATAGAGAGAGTTTAAAAAGCCACCCCACATGTATAGAGAGTTTAAGTGCAAAGGGGCTTTTTcagagagggggggaaaaatcaCGTAGGGCTTGCACGATACGGAGCTTGCTTGTTGTATTATTTTCTGCTCTATAGGTCTTTAGCGTTCCTCGGTGGGCGCGAGCGGGGTGACGTCACGGCCCTGccggcaggagcaggcagcggcgggcaggagcaggcagcgccccgcgccccgcgcgCGCCCGCACCACTTGGTTCATGTTGGTTTAATGCTGTGCCGCGATGCACGTCAAAGGCAGGGACCGGCCGTGCCTTGCGGTtgggctccccccccccacccccccgccctctctcttttttaaacgCAATCCAAATTtggctggggggaaaaaaatacaaaggggGGAAATCACGGCACCCGCccgtgtgccccccccccgcccccggaCAGCGTaaccctgcagctgcaggaggacgGGCGGAGggccccggccgcggcggcggggcgcggggcagcGGCCGTGGCGGGCGCAGCCGGGGCGGGAGCGCTCGGGGCCGGCCCGGccggcgcagccccccggcccttcccgctgcccccggctccCTCCCTCAGGGCCGGGCTCCGCGGTGCAGCACGGCGCTGCTTTTGCCAGCGAGCCCATTGGCTgtgctccccccgcccgcccttGGCTCCCCTGCCCTTCGCGGCGGCCCGGAGCCGCGGGAGCGGGGTCAGGCCTCGCCCCGCACGGCGCGCTCTGCCTGCCCGGGCAGCGGCACGGCGGGGGCCGGGACAGGGAGCCGGCCGGAGGGCAgcccgccccggcggcagcCCGAAGCCTCCGTCCCTAACGAGTGCGGAGCGGGGCATCCATTCTTCTCCCTCGGACCCGAAATGGTCccaccggggcgggggggggggggggaggccgCGGCAGGTCAGTGGGGAGGTGATGGatggctgcctgcagcccggCCTGCCCATTACCGCTGCGGCGTAATTGCATCAATTAACAAATGGAAATGCCCTTGTTTAACCAGCGACTTACATATTGCGAATTTGCCTTTGAGGAGAGATCCCCGGGAGGTAAATGGGGATTTCCCCCCCCCTGCGGCGGGAGCCGCCGCGGCGCtcccgggcccggccgggcgcGATATCCTGCCGGtggcaattaaaaaagaaaaagacacacaaaaaaaaaaaaaaaagaaaggaaaagaaaacacaactttccccggcccggggcggcccggcggcaCTCGTGCCGGGCAGGCCGGGGCCGTGCCCCGCCGAGGCGGGCGGGCAGCCCCCATGCCCGTGCCCGtgcccggccccgccggagcggccccgctccgccgccggccgccgccccgctccccgaCGGGTGGCGCTGCCGAGCCGCGAGCGATgcgcgccggcccggcccggcccggtccCGTGTGCTgccccccgcggcgcggccGAGCCGGGGcggcccctgccctccccgcgCGGGCGGCGCTCCGCCGGCAGCCAGCGGGCAGAGCCGCCGCCGGGAGCGGCTGGAGCGGCTGGGCCCCGGCTCAgcccgggcgggggggcggctcGCGGGCGTAGCGGCCCTTGCCCGGAGCGGGGCACTCACGGGGCCCCTTCCCGGTCGCGGGCcctccggcggggccgggagcggagcggagcgggctGTCCGCGCCGTCGGGGCAGCAGAGCGCCCGGCCgctgcccgcggggccggggcgaggaggggagcgcggcgcccgagccgggcccgccccgccggggtGAGCAGCGCGGCCCGGGGCTCGGGGTCAGGCGTGACAGCCCTCTCACATCGCCCGTGGCCTGGCAAGAAGGAGCGCTCAGGCGGTGTACCGCTGAGCCGTTTCAGTTGTCGTTAACGGGGGCAATAACTTAAGAAAATTCATTAAAGAACACCTTTGGGTAACATTACTGCTAATTATTTAATTGCAAGAATCCCTATGGGGGAAATTATGCTAATTATAAAGTAATAAACCCACTTGTTCTAAAGCACTTAATTCAGCAAAATTTAGTCTTTTCACCAGAACATTTCTTATGTTATTTGCGGAAAGAAACAACAAGAGTAGCTGTGTGCTCATCCAGCCTGTGCTCAGAGCCCATGGGAGCTGTCGCTGGCACTGCGTGCACGCGGGCAGGTTGCACACGGGGCTCTCGCCCTCCTCACCGATGTGACGAGCACAGCAGCCGCCGAAACCGGGGCAGAATTCACTGCGCAAAAGCACTTCTGTAACAGGCATAACGCAGATCAATGCAAACATTGTGTTTGCCAATCTTTATCGTGCACAATCAACGTGAAAGCAAATCTGTTACCTGTCAGGTACGTTGTAGCTGAGGCCAGCTTTGAGAGATGGCCTTTTGCAACCCAGCTCTCTCTCCACTTACAGCACTCTGCCCTACGGAGATGTTTCTGTAGCATACTTTGTTCTATACATGCCCAGGAACCACCCGGGCGACCCTTTTAATTGCCCTTACAACCTGGGATATTAAGTGGCGTTCCCGTGAACAAATACAAGTTCTGCCTTGCTCACCAGCTCTTCGGGAGGACACAAACTCTGGCTCTTTGTGTTCTTCTGAGCACTGCCACCATTCACCCTGTCAGTCCGTCACTGAGCGACTGGACTCACCATGTCAAAGCTGTGGAAACATCTTTCTGCGATTTGTAAATATTGGCATAAACCTTCTGTTAACAGGTTCTTGAACTCGGCTTGGCGGAGGGCAGCTTTGGGGAAGGAGTGTGCAATTTGCCATTCTTTTCATCGCAGGGAAACAGCTTCAACAGCCAGATCTCCATTCTGCTCATACACCGCGTCTCGGAGAAGCGTAACTGATGGTGTATGTGGCCACTACagattcttctctttcctttatcTAGATCTGTGTCATCTCTCTCCCCATGTACAAACATATCATCCCACCCCACGGCATGCCCTGCCTTCACCCAGTCGTCCTCGCGAGGACTGCGTGACTATAAACATGAGCAAAACCGGAAGACGATCTCTCTTGATCGACAAACTTTTGTTCTTGAAAGAGAGGAGTGTGAGGCTTAACTGTAAACATGTCTGCGAGCAGTTCCTCCTGAAGCGAGGCAGGAGTTCAAATGCAGCCTCCAATGCGATTTttgatgcttttaaaatcaacGTCATTTGGTTTAGCTCTGATACTGCTTTGGTCGGGAGGTAATTGCTAGGGGTGAAAGTAACAGTACGTGCTTCCCACCGATGCAAATGCAGCTGCTGATAACTGCGAATGAAATAATAGGTTAATTGAAATAAGCGGTGAAGTATCATTTCTGGAAAGGAAGAATAATGTTCTAAGAGGGGTAAGAATAAAGCAGCTTCAAAAACATGTAGCAGAAATGTGGCTGAGAAGAAAGTGTCTTTATATTTTAGAATACAGGGGGATTTTTtggctgttgcttttttgtactgagaaaatgaaaattctcCAAGTCCATGCATGAATAAACAAGTACAGCTGGGCAGCCTAATACATAATTTATACTGATCAGTCACTGCAGATTTAACTGAATAAAGCCAAAATGAACACTAATTGTTTTGACAAACTAAAATAGTGTACGTGATGGTTTATTCTGAAGCTTGCTGGTTACTGTCCTTATCTCAGTGGCTATTGTCAAGACTGATTTCTGCatgagaggcagaaaaagaCGAAACAAATTAGGACAATATTAAGATTAATATCTTGTTGAAGATAACGCATTTTAATTGCTTAACATACAAGCCGAAAACAGAAAGAACTGTCTTCAGGACAGAGGGGAGAATGGGCACAGTGAAGCGTGGGACGTACCCTGATTTAGGGGGCGATGTATAATTGCTGAGATAACGTGAGGTACCTCGTCAGCTAAAGGCTGAACCTGAAGGtagatggtttttttttttagatcacTTTTGAATTACGTCAGGAATAACTTTGATTGCCTTTGGACACTTGTCTTCTGAAAGAGAACATCCAAAAAGATGCCGGTGGATTTCCGGAGAGTTATCTATGTAGGCTAGTTAATCCAAGAAGCTGCACAATTTCCCTCTGGTTTTGGTATGTGCAAAGCGAAAGAAATACATGGGTGGGCCTTTACTTGGCTTCTCCAGACCCTCTCATTTAGATGGATGGCTAAATGAGAGCCGTTTAAAGTTTCATCTGGAAATTAAGTAAGAGACAGACAAGGGTAATAATAATATTCACAGGCATCCCTAAGCACGTGTAGACTCCTTCACGTGACAGTGAGCTGCTTCTTCCTAACAGTCCTCTGCGGTGGCTTGACCCTGCCACCTCGCcctcctgcctcttctctgAGGACTGGCAGCTCCGCTTGGCTCTCATCATCACTTTTATAATGACCTATGGATTTGCTGAATCTCAGACCATCACCGTGTTAGCTGTGATTAAGTTTTAGATATGGCTGTAAAATCAAGAGTTGGGCTTGAGTgttcctggagctggaggatgGTTGGACCTGGGGCTTTAGTCTGGACCATTCTGTGCCGGGAGCTGGCTGGGTGGGTGGAAGCTGGCCGTGGATCTTCCCTGCGCTCCTGGGTGGGATTTTCCCATGGATCTGGGGCCATCGCTAAACCCAGCTTCTGAAACCGTATTTGGCCAATGAGGACATACTTCTCTAGAGCACTCTGCATCGGAGTAATCCAACACTTCTGTACCAGCTTTCTTGGGGTTATCTGTAGAATATTCTATCAAGTGTAGATGATTCTATAAAGTTCACCCAGTGAAGACAGGTCTACACGAAACTCATGAGAACTTCACCTCTGAGGACTTGTTTGTGCCCTGCTGAGATGTGGGCTAAGTTACTGTGGGAGGGTCAGGGCAGTGTCGCAGCTCTCATTCAGGCTGATCCCTCTGTGGATTCAGTTTCCAGTAAAAtcaagagaaataattttgaataattttttttttttgacaaagcGATTGCTGTTCTGACACAGCTTGAGCAGGATATTGGGCTCACCACCAAGTTGTGTCTGTGCTTTCGTGGCCTTTTTATCAGCTGATGTGCAGGTGGTGCAAAGGAGTCATTTGGCTGCCAAGCTGAAGGTTTTTAATTTAGTATCACCTTAGGTATAGTTCGTCATTTTTGTTCTGTGGCAGTGAATGACTCTGTTATTCCTTTACCTGCTCTGCTTGCTGTAATTTCCAGgatctattttttaattagcGAGCAGGTTACATGCAACAGTGCCTTATTTTCCAAGAGTTGTCACCAACTTATGTGCCCTATTAAACGTGGATGTCAGAACTGCTTCCTTATGTACTTCCATTTGTAAGTTACAAAAACCCAGTTGTGTTTGTTGTACGTTAGAAACACAGAGAGCTTATAGCTTATTCCAAAACCAGAACATACTTAACCCAAGACAGTTAGTCCCAATCCCATCAAATCAGTTGGCCTTGAGCCTCTTCATTACTTAATGCCTGAGTAAAGAAGGGGCTCAGCCCGACTCCCCCTCCAAATCCTGTCTGAATGAACTCCGTTTTGCATCTGTAGAAACGCTGAGTAGTTTGCTGAGGACCGTTCTGCTGGTCTCCTTCAGGTAATGGTGTTTTTTCTCTGGTCTTTCCTTCCACCAGTATTTCAGGCGGTACCGAGTGCTGGGGGGGCATCGGGGAGGAGCTGCGGCGGCGATGGGCCATCTGCAGCCCACTACTCTGGGGAAGCTGGGACCACTTGTGATTTCACACACAAGCAGCACTAATCTACAATAAATCTTacaaaatcaataaaaatatggaaagtatatcattttaaaggaaaaacacatgAGACATGGCCATTAAGGGCACAGCCATTCTAATACCTGTGTCTGGTTGaaactgcaattaaaaacaTTCCAATAATAAATCTACTTTCAGTCTCGTTTAATGCTTTTAACTTTCTTGAAAGTTCAAGCTGGTATCCCAAAAATGTGCCAGGACTTTCACAGTGTATTTTATAGACTCATAAATAAATATGGCAATTAATCTAAGCtatatttctttcatatttgaTGACAATTTATTATGACACTCACTCATTCAGTGCACAAAAACTCTAATGCACTTAAAATCGGATTTCAAACCAAACGTTTTATGGGAAAATATAGTATTGATCATCCATTTAAAGATATCATGTGATGATTCATAACCTGCTATAAAAAGGACCTTACGAGGACATTCAGAATTAGTTTTGTGGACCATTCTCACCACAAAATCCAACGTAGGAGATCTATAGTTCTCAGTGATGCTTTATAGGTCTGTTTGGAGTTTTCACCTATAATGTTATTGTGGTTTATGATGGATagcagctttaaaataaaatgttttgcacATCTAAactaaaatcaaataaatagaGACTAATTTGTTAAACAAATACTAGCACTTTTTGTCCATTTGCACAAATTCACGCACAGAATTTGTTCCTTTTGAGGACATTTTCCACAATTTTGGATATGTTAATTGGGCGGTTTATACAACACACATCTGCTACTGTGTCCTTTAATAAAATGTGACCCAGGAGTCATACAGCTTCACGTACTGCTTGTTGCTGGTTTTGAGATGCACCCTCTGCCGTGCGCTGCTCGGGAAGCTGCAGCGGCTCGTGCTTTGACACGCCAGCAGCAGTAACGTGCGGTCTGCTGTCCTGGTCGTGTGGTGCATCGTTGGAAATGTTCTCAAAGCCGAAAAACCCTAGAAGATACATCCTGAAAATGCAGGCTCCTGGGGTAATTTATTTGTACTTGAGATCGGGTGCAGAAGGAAGGATGGGGACTGTGGTACGTTGTACACTGTGTACGGGTTCACGTCCAGGCTGCACAGTATGGGCTTCTCCAGACCTTCACCATCAGCCTGCAGGCACTTTTCAGTGGAAATGCTGCTTTGGTTTCCCCTGGGTGTGGACCAGCTCTCAGAGCCCGGCTGGGGCTGGTGCGCAGCCACGCTGGCCATCAGCGCGGCTTCTGCGCAGAGggagggcgaggaggaggaTAGAAGTGGGAAATGTCTTTTTCCGCCTTTGTAAACAATTAGTGTCTGCATTTGTGGACTTGACTggtccctccttcctcctgacTCTGCCTGACCGCTGCCTGCCCGCTGCCTCGCTCAGCTCCCACGAGGGCCCGTGGggtgagcagagcagcccccgG contains the following coding sequences:
- the IRX6 gene encoding iroquois-class homeodomain protein IRX-6, translating into MSFSQFGYPYSTTSQFFVPASPSTTCCEAAPRSVPDASSAPATASLCCAPYESRLLAPGRAELNAALGMYGAPYAAGQGYGNYLPYSAEPAALYTALNPQYDIKDGAGTLHSGIAQPAAYYSYDHSLGQYQYDRYGTVDFSGSARRKNATRETTSTLKTWLYEHRKNPYPTKGEKIMLAIITKMTLTQVSTWFANARRRLKKENKMTWSPKNKAGEERKEETPREEEEYGAESEGREQKSCKEDKELRFSDLDDLEEEDEEEEEEAGKPEKGRASSLQEAPSLGAALPEAPRSDCSLPGPFRAFPCAKAPAADFAPAALPGPPPPPYAPAEKPRIWSLARTAGASAARRGSPEGRGAEGGGGAAGELPPPAKAFRSSAFNLQPLPRSCASHRGLGEPCQYAAAGEGFGRGAKGGPGGAELGGTCLDRLRTAFRPVLRR